Genomic segment of Panicum virgatum strain AP13 chromosome 2K, P.virgatum_v5, whole genome shotgun sequence:
AGCCATCAGTGTCAGCTCCTTATATGAACAGTCCTAGCCAGTGCAAGCACATACGGGGGACGTATAGGGGCTCCGTTGGAGCTCGCGGGCACCCGCAACAGTCCTAGCCAGTGCTAGCCATGTCGCCGGCTCAAACGAGCTCGGCACAGTGCCGGCGGGGGCGTGGGCGAGCGTGGCTCAGGaattttttcagaagtccctatcacatcaaaagaaatcttattattttatagtattaaataaaatctgtttataaatgttttttgacagctgagtgctttttcgcgagacgaatctaatgagcctaattaattcataatttgctacattgatgctacagtaaccattcgctaatcatagattaagatatctcattagattcgtctcgcagtttagcccagggttctacagttagttttataattaatatttatttaatacttctaaatactaaaaagtccctatgacttttttgaagtccctgttTCTAAACACCCCTCAAAAGAGACGGCGAGAGTCGCTAGCTCGGCCCTGTGCGCCACTGTTCATCGATTTAAAAACTAAATCGCCGGATAAATCTTCTAATACGAGCAAGTATCATGGCTACGTCTGCAAACGGGCGAGAACGAGCGCCACGATGGTGGTCGGGCCCGCAAGATTTAATGCCAGTAGCGAGGAGGCCAATAAACAGCGCGCACCGTGCCTCTCAGCCGGCGGGAGCGAGCGCGTCGCGAGACGCCCTCTCTCTCCTCATGTCAGACTCAGCCGGTATACAGCCCCGTGAGCATCTACTGCGGACgccctaagagcaactccaacaaattgattttccctttttttctcaCCATATAAGGAAATTCTCTTTCTCAATTTCAACATATAAGGAAGAAgtgctccaacagattgattttcccTCTTTCTATATGGAAAGGGAGATATGATGTCTCCTCTTTCTATTGGGGATTGGAGAGAAATTATtggggattgagaaaaaataaagggaAAAGGGGATGTAAAATCAATCTGCTAGAGTAGGTTTTTCAGCATCAATCCCCTATATTGAGAAAAAatggaaaggaaaaaggagaaaatcAATTTGTTGGAGTTGCTCAAAGTGACAGACGCAAGATAGGGAGCCGCAGCGAGTAATCATGATGATACTGCACCAGCTGTCCCACTCGTCAGTAGCTAGTTCAGTTCTGCTACTCGATTAGTTTCTGATGCCGATGGAGACCGATCGGATTGTGTGATAGTTCCGCTCTCCTCTTTCCTTTCCTATACTGCGCCTGAAGATTGTGATATAATAATATTTGCATCGGATATAAGAAACATCCACAAATTGTTATTTGCTctaacttttttttgaaaactatatTTGCTCTAACTAAATATTACATTTTTTGCGAGGAAAATACATTTTTTTTGCCAAAGTAGTAAAGCACGTGAGCATGTACTGCCAGATGAAAATGCACTGCCGGATAGAGGCAGCCTGCAGTACCCTTTGCGGCAGTGCCATATGCTTGCAAGTTGCTGCAGTTCTTGCTGCAAGCGTAATAACTGCAAGTGCCTGCAACACGCACCCGGTTTCAGTGGACGAAGCAAAGCAGCGCCCCCCGGCGAATTGCCGTGCATGAGCAAGCGACACGGCTTCGTCGTTCTGCCGCGGTAGCGTCCGACCCGGGGGCGGCAGGTTCTCCGCCGCGCTGGAATGGTGCAGCCTGACGGTGATGGGGGGCAGCCGGAGCGAACTCCACGACCATGATGCGGCAGAGCCGCTGTCGGGCGAGGGGCACGCCGCAACACGGCCGCAGCGCAGACAAAGGCCCGGcccgggcggcgctgggcagtGGGCGCGCGGGCGAGAGCGAGGACAGCGACGTGCGCGCCCGCTCCGGGCGGATACTCCCAGAGTCTGGTCGCGTTTGGGCCCGACGAGCTGCGTACGGCGGTCGCAGGGTGGCCGTCGTTCTCTACGGCCGGTCTCGCCGTCGCGGGCACGGAGGCCCGCCGCCGGAGTCAGCTCGTGTTGTGAGTTGTGACTTGCGAGTGGAGCGCGGCCGGGCGcacgacggcgcggcgggcaTGCAGCCAgagttaaccatttcgttttccggtcaaatcccggtgtttagcggaaaccAAATTCCATTTCGAAATTTCGataaatttcggcgaatttcgttgaatttcggtcaaaatttgttgaattttgaatttaaaaacaaaatataccgaaaaataccgaaatttcggatcccggtaactagcggaaacgaaaaattttccaaaatttcggcgaaatttcgccgaaattgttaaccctgcATGCAGCTCAGCGGGCAAGGAGCACCAATGGCAAAGGGCGTCTTTGGCAGGGCTTCACGGCCGGCTCCAAACCCAGCTctagccggagccctgccaaagggTTGAAAATGTAGGTGCTTCAAGTATGAAGCTGCAGCTGGAGCTGCAAACGTCTTTCACACGAGCGACGGAGCCAGTGAAACAAGGCTTCTCGCGGCTTCATCCGAGGCCCACGTCCACACCCTCCACGTGCCCATCAACTTCCAATTATTTACAGCGATTTTGCCACTCCCCCTTTTCCCGTCTCAGGAGCCCAAGCGGATGGCCGGCGTGGGCCGTGGCAAGCGGCAGGGGCCGGTTCTACGGCAGCAGCCTCCCGCGGCCGCGCTTCTTCCCGGGCGACCGTGTCGACCCGCTGCCGTCCGTCACCGAGCCGGTCCTCGCCTGGGCGCAGGAGGCGCACTTATCCATGGGCGGCCTCGGCGTCaagcgcctccgcctccagggCCGCATCGAGGGGTCGCCGCGTCGCTCGCCGCGCTCGGACGACGGAGCCAGCGACGGTGActccgacgaggaggaggccgtggTGCAAGAGCGGATCCTGaagcgggaggtcgtcgacgacgacgaggactcCGACGGGTCCGACcagtcggaggaggaggaggacgatgaGTCCCTCGCCACCATCGCCACCGCGTCCAAGAGGAAGCGCGCGAGGAAGCTCAGCGACGAGTTCGACCGCATCGCCGCGCAGCAGGAGCTGGAGAAGAAGCAgaaggcggcggccggagctcgagcggcggcgggcgcggtcggtggcggtgggcggcggccggccctgcGGGAGCCCGAGCGGATGCGGGTGtggcaggtggcggcggctggcccCGCAGGAGCCCAAGCAGCGGCAGGTGTGGGCGCGGTGGGAGTAGAGAGCGGCGGTGGTTGGAGCAAGGGAGCAAGGAGACGGCGGGCGGGGCCGGCTGCGAGCTGCGCAGGAGGGCGGGCGACAGCCGGTGGCAGAAGCTTCTCCGCGCGATGGGGATGGATGAGGCAGACAGTAGTGGAtaaggagagagagaatggaaagaaaaggaaaaaagaaatagaaagaaaggaAATAAATAAGAAGAGTGGAAAATTAAAAAAGAAGGGTATTGTGGTCATTTTACACTTTTATTGTATTTTAACATCTACATGAAGCTGTTGTGCCAAACGTTTCTCTAAAACGGCTTCAGCTCCACGAGAGAAGCTGCTCCATCTaaagagccggagccggagctgtttttgaaggagccggagccctgccaaacacgCCTAAAGTCAATACCTGCAGTTGGGCTTGGAATCTCGTTTTCCACTGAAGGAGAAAAGGAGCCATGTCGATTTCAAGGGTGCACTTGTTGACCTGCGAAGGAACCATGACCTGTTGATCTAAAATCTGCATGCTGTGGAAACTTGCAGGAGATGAATCGACCGTTCAAACGTGCCGCGTTCTACGCAAGTGCAACCGTGCACCCACTAGGAAGCAACGTCTGGAGAACAGAAACGAAACGAAGTGACGCTGCATGCCTTGCCAGGGCACTGGGTGCATCTCTCGACTGTCTTCCGACTAGCGAATGGGGCCAATAGCACCGTGCCAAAATCGAGGGCAGAAAGGTCCTGGCCGTGCTGCAGAGTCAATGGGCTCTGAAGCCATCATTT
This window contains:
- the LOC120695451 gene encoding uncharacterized protein LOC120695451, translating into MMRQSRCRARGTPQHGRSADKGPARAALGSGRAGESEDSDVRARSGRILPESPSGWPAWAVASGRGRFYGSSLPRPRFFPGDRVDPLPSVTEPVLAWAQEAHLSMGGLGVKRLRLQGRIEGSPRRSPRSDDGASDGDSDEEEAVVQERILKREVVDDDEDSDGSDQSEEEEDDESLATIATASKRKRARKLSDEFDRIAAQQELEKKQKAAAGARAAAGAVGGGGRRPALREPERMRVWQVAAAGPAGAQAAAGVGAVGVESGGGWSKGARRRRAGPAASCAGGRATAGGRSFSARWGWMRQTVVDKERENGK